attttaaatattaagttTTGAAACTTTCTAATGCTGGTAAAAGCAGCGATCATTTTTTCACCCTTTTTACGCGGACAATTAATTAGTGATTATTAGAGGCGTTCGAGAATCCTAAAATATCGGGTACGTAAAAAATCTTTCAATCTTTCAAGCTCTCATTTGCAAAGAAGTAGAACTACCATTTTCATAGGCTACGATGGTAGAAGAGCGACATACTTGCAAATCCATGTGAAAATAAGAGTCTCTTGTACTTTCGAGAACCCGATCCGACCAATCCCGACATTTTCCTGTTTTCGTGCATCTCTAGtgattataaaaatgtattatgatcaatatttttattagtgGTCCATTTTGTATAATATCAACAGCTGATATGAACAATATTGTAACTAGTTTATGatggataaatatttatttgcacAAGACAAAAACAAGGTCCTGATAACAAGTACAAGAGACTCTGCGCGACAGTTGTCTCAGGTAGTTGAAGATAACGAACCTCGAGTCGATTTTTCACTTTATCGAAAAGAAAAGCACGCAACTGTACATGAAATCAATTGCTAAAGTGGGCTGAATCATTTCGTTTAGTGTTTACAAGTGAATTAACCGAAAACATCAAAGTActtttataaatgttgcatttttcaaattttatttgcaatcaaATAATGAACattaagagaaaaagaattgaagaaaACTGGTCGTTGCTCTATATGACAATTATGGAATCAGTCAGCCATCAATCATTACAATATCTATCGGATATGCTTTTAACGTTTCAAACTCAGCTAATGCAAAAACAAAATAATCAACAATCTTCGTTATATAATGTACTCATTAAAATTATAGTAGTTACTAGCAATTGCCGAAGTGCACTTATTATTGGAAATAACATTGCTTTTAAGGATAAAAACATCATATACTAATTGAAATGAGTGACAGGAAAATGcacttatttcttatttcttatttacttATATATTACAATATGCAAAACTTGCAATCTTCTACATTTTCAGTTTATTATTAACAGAACAATGCAATTAGTTTCTTTTGAATTGTTGGTTGAAAAGGGTATTaaggaaataatgaaaaattttaattacacattggattattttatctttcatttatGTCCATTGTTTTTTATGTCGTATGTATATTATTAGATATGCAAAATATCAAAGATAAATGTAACACGGTTGTAAAcagtaaatataaatatcccTCTACCtgtgaaaaagaaacaaataacACAGTTGCCATTGGTCTTTGGAACGAAAAGGTGGTAAAACGTAAGTCCAGTGACTTTTGTGGAATCATCTTACATTTTTCAGTTATGTAATTCTAATTTTGTATATAacttgttaaaagttttaatattcgaaatttGCATTTTAGATAAATATTACTCGCTAACAAAATCTTATTACCAAATCAAATGTTCGATGTTATTAAAAGCAAAGATAATAGTACACCTCATTAACAAGTGTAAAATGCGATAGGGATTTAcaagtagaaaatttaaaaagatataaaatCATATTCTGAATAACAATTGCCACGTTCAaggatgaaattttattttatcatagcAATTGTTGTATATAGGTGTGTACACGTGGTATTCCCGGAAAGATGGAAATAAATATGAAGATATACTCTCGGATCGGAGTCTTACTCCTCAGCAGCGTCATgggtaaatatttatattgctTCTTATATTAATCGCTGAAGGAGAGGAAACATATTATTTGTGAAAAAGtacattgttataaattatcGTTATCACCTTTTATCAGCTGCTATCGTCAAATTGTAATTGTTTACCAATTAAGttaatatgtatgtacataacaGATAGACAGcatgtattaatatatttgGAACATCATTTGGAATTATCATTTGGAACATATCTCTGTTTAGTAAATTGGGTTAATCTAATAAGGAGACGTggatatccgaaaattcggaaAAAAAAATGCCCAACCCGAGTCCGACCCAAATTTCCTCCTACCCACACACCATAATCCAGCCTTACACATTTCCAATGAAATAGTAGAAGTTTGACTTCCAGTactcattaacacgttgattgtcaCAGTTTCTCATAAATTTATGAAAACCCCAAAATATTAagcatgaaaaaatattattcacagGGCTGCTGATATTGAACAACAACAATGTCGGAGCGGCATTGGACCTCTACGTAATAGACACGAGTGGCAATCTAGTAAAATTGGATCTAACCAACACAAGTGAGGAAGCGAATTTAACTATGAATGAACTTCCGAACTACGTTTCCTTTACTCTGTATACAAGGGCTACAAATTATACTCCCGAAGAATTGATCATCGGTGATGTCGACAATTTGACCAACAGTCATTTCGACGCTGATAAACCAACGAAACTTGTCACCCATGGATGGATGAGCTCTTGTGACAATGATGTCTGCATAGACATTCGCAATggtatatatacgtataataaGGGTTAAGAAAGTCATGGGTTCGTGTCATTTGACATGAAACGACACAAAATACTGTTGACAcacggatggcggaccatgaagaagacaatcctaattttaattcaattttttttttatagcttTCCTTGAACATGGTGATTACAATGTCATCCAAGTCGACTGGAGGGAGATATCGGGAAAGAATTACATATGGGCAAGTAATCAAGTAGTGAACGTTGCCAAACTTGTTTCTTTCATGCTCGACTTCCTTGTATCACAAGGCCAAGATCCGGCTAATATAACCGTGGTTGGTCATTCGCTTGGTGCTCATATTGCTGGACTTTCATCCTACTATGCGAAACAAAAAGTGGGCTACGTTGTTGGTGAGTATCAATCTAAATTAAACACCTCCTATAGTTCGACTGCTACTAAACCTGTCACACAAGTGTCTCTCGACAGATTTGAATAAAAGTGACATTTCTTTCAGGTATGGACCCAGCCGGACCTCTGTTTTATCTAAAGGATAAAGGCCACAGAATTTCCAAAGGCGATGCCGATTACGTGGAAGCGATTCACACAACCACGCTTCTTGGTTTGATTTACCAAGTCGGCGATTCTGATTTCTATCCCAACGGTGCCCTACCCCAAGGTGGTTGCGGACTTGACCTGGGCGAATCGTGTTCTCATGGAAGATCTTACGAATACTTCGCCGAATCGATAAACGATGACAGTTTTATAGCTCTACAATGTGACAACTACATTGAGTTCGCATTCAACTTATGTGATTCGAATTCTACAGCACGTATGGGCGGTGTCACGCCGGATTATAGTGCTGAGGGAAAGTATTATTTGTCTACGAACACGGAAGAACCATACGCGGAGGGTTAGACGGTGTGGCCGTAACCATGGATCTTTAACTCTGACTGATAGTTCCTATGAATGTATGTTTATCGACTATTCAGATCTGAtcgatatatatttttaataatcatattttaaattgtaaagTTATTGAGCATCTGAATAAAAGATCTGTTTGAACAGTTCTATGGTGTCTTATATTATTCATAATTGAACAAACAAAACTATTAAAATATCTATATTCCTCAACGAGATAAGTACTCTTCTCGCGAGATGAATACACTTTTCCTCAGTCGCGTGTTTTatcctacaaatgccacttcgttgTCCATTCTTATCGTGCAATATCTACTCGCAAAAAGTACAAAACAATGAACTTTTATCTTATCGATGCTCGGACCAGATTCGAGACTTTATAAACGAGCCTCCAATCAATGCCACAAGTAAAATCGAAGTA
The sequence above is a segment of the Osmia lignaria lignaria isolate PbOS001 chromosome 12, iyOsmLign1, whole genome shotgun sequence genome. Coding sequences within it:
- the LOC117602894 gene encoding phospholipase A1-like; its protein translation is MEINMKIYSRIGVLLLSSVMGLLILNNNNVGAALDLYVIDTSGNLVKLDLTNTSEEANLTMNELPNYVSFTLYTRATNYTPEELIIGDVDNLTNSHFDADKPTKLVTHGWMSSCDNDVCIDIRNAFLEHGDYNVIQVDWREISGKNYIWASNQVVNVAKLVSFMLDFLVSQGQDPANITVVGHSLGAHIAGLSSYYAKQKVGYVVGMDPAGPLFYLKDKGHRISKGDADYVEAIHTTTLLGLIYQVGDSDFYPNGALPQGGCGLDLGESCSHGRSYEYFAESINDDSFIALQCDNYIEFAFNLCDSNSTARMGGVTPDYSAEGKYYLSTNTEEPYAEG